The following coding sequences are from one Nitrososphaerota archaeon window:
- the cdhB gene encoding CO dehydrogenase/acetyl-CoA synthase complex subunit epsilon, protein MAESWQKAEVPGPIKALLLNNPKVVVEYLKKANRSVIIIGDKILEIEKEGYKILDLIKKLSNKINAEIVTSSPKIIEKMREENMNFRIMPSIEFIDRLRDPNWNGFNGKGQYDLAIFIGFSYYYCWLLLSNLKHFAYNHLKTLSLEPYYQPHATYSLPNNPLIEAWFKFLNNIIIEFK, encoded by the coding sequence TTGGCTGAATCTTGGCAAAAAGCTGAAGTACCTGGTCCAATAAAAGCTCTATTATTAAATAATCCTAAAGTTGTCGTAGAATATCTAAAAAAAGCAAACCGTTCAGTAATAATAATTGGTGATAAAATTTTAGAAATTGAAAAAGAAGGTTATAAAATTCTTGATTTAATTAAAAAATTAAGCAATAAGATTAATGCAGAAATTGTAACTTCATCACCAAAAATAATTGAAAAAATGCGTGAGGAGAATATGAATTTTAGAATTATGCCTTCTATAGAATTTATAGATAGATTAAGAGACCCAAATTGGAATGGTTTTAATGGGAAAGGACAATATGATTTAGCTATTTTTATTGGTTTTTCATATTATTATTGCTGGCTATTGCTTTCAAACTTAAAACATTTTGCATATAATCATTTAAAAACTCTTAGTCTTGAACCTTATTATCAACCACATGCAACATATTCTCTTCCTAATAATCCTTTAATAGAAGCATGGTTTAAATTTTTAAATAATATTATTATTGAATTTAAATAG
- a CDS encoding ASKHA domain-containing protein: MIEIVFQPYGKKINIEKNINLLEAARIAGIGIRSVCGGKGTCGKCKIIVKKGNVDFKSIGEEFLTEDEALKGYVLACLSYPLEDCEIFVPIESRIEGQKLQLEAKIPKISLLTSIKKIYYPPEKIDYALQLTNLNKEAISLYPKGITLTIREYGKKKGVINIENGDTSKNFLGLAIDIGTTKIVAYLVDMENGNIINKASDFNKQLVYGEDVVSRIGYTYKKDERKYEMQKAVIDTINDLIFKLLKNTNFSINDIYDVCVAGNTVMTYLFAGIDAFPLLEPGSKISKEPIILDSSFLGLKVNSLSEVYCLPCSSRFIGGDVIGDILTSGMFKSEEPALLIDIGTNVEVVLGCKDWFISTTAAAGPAFEGWGVSFGIRAIEGAIDSIKINPKNFKAEYTTIGNTKPKGICGSGFIDLLAEMFRNDIMDSGGKINSSIETPYIRYGEKGYEYIVVPSEETAIGKDIVISEKDIANLLDGKAAACAAIGIILKKMRLTVNDINKVYVCGAFGNYINLNNAMAIGLIPEFPNAQIEYLGNGSIGGAYLTLMSIEYRKEAERIAKLLSYIDLMKDIDFIEEYTAAFSFPGKESLFPSKWWKKKKISCT; the protein is encoded by the coding sequence ATGATTGAAATTGTTTTTCAACCTTATGGTAAAAAAATAAATATTGAAAAAAATATTAATTTATTAGAAGCAGCTAGAATTGCAGGCATAGGAATAAGAAGCGTATGTGGTGGAAAAGGTACATGTGGCAAATGCAAAATCATTGTTAAAAAGGGAAATGTTGATTTTAAATCTATAGGAGAAGAATTTTTAACAGAAGATGAAGCTTTAAAAGGGTATGTATTAGCATGCTTATCTTATCCACTTGAAGATTGTGAAATTTTTGTGCCTATTGAATCGAGAATAGAAGGACAAAAATTGCAACTTGAGGCAAAAATCCCTAAAATTAGTCTTCTTACATCTATTAAGAAAATATATTATCCTCCAGAAAAAATAGATTATGCTTTACAATTAACTAATTTAAATAAAGAAGCAATTTCATTATATCCTAAAGGCATTACTCTTACTATTAGAGAATATGGTAAGAAAAAAGGAGTTATAAATATTGAAAATGGGGATACTTCTAAAAATTTTCTTGGTTTAGCTATAGATATAGGAACGACAAAAATTGTTGCATATCTTGTTGATATGGAGAATGGAAATATTATTAATAAAGCTTCAGACTTTAATAAACAATTAGTATATGGTGAAGATGTTGTTTCAAGAATTGGTTATACATATAAAAAAGATGAAAGAAAATATGAAATGCAAAAAGCAGTTATTGATACAATTAATGATTTAATATTTAAACTCTTAAAAAATACCAATTTTTCAATAAATGATATATATGATGTTTGTGTTGCAGGAAATACTGTTATGACTTATTTATTTGCAGGCATCGATGCCTTTCCACTTTTAGAACCTGGTTCAAAAATTTCAAAAGAACCTATAATTTTAGATTCCTCTTTTCTTGGTTTAAAGGTAAATAGTTTATCAGAAGTATATTGCTTACCTTGCTCAAGTAGGTTCATAGGAGGAGACGTTATAGGGGATATTCTTACTTCCGGAATGTTTAAATCTGAAGAACCTGCATTATTAATAGATATAGGAACCAATGTTGAAGTCGTGCTTGGTTGTAAAGATTGGTTTATTTCTACAACTGCTGCAGCAGGACCAGCTTTTGAAGGATGGGGAGTTAGTTTTGGAATTAGAGCTATTGAAGGTGCAATAGATAGTATAAAAATAAATCCTAAAAATTTTAAAGCAGAATATACAACTATTGGAAATACTAAACCTAAAGGAATATGTGGCTCAGGATTTATAGATCTTTTAGCTGAAATGTTTAGAAATGATATTATGGATAGCGGGGGGAAAATAAATTCTTCAATTGAAACGCCATATATTAGATATGGAGAAAAAGGTTATGAGTATATTGTTGTACCTTCTGAAGAAACAGCAATAGGAAAAGATATAGTAATTTCAGAAAAAGATATAGCAAATTTACTTGATGGAAAAGCAGCTGCTTGTGCAGCTATAGGCATTATACTTAAGAAAATGAGATTAACAGTTAATGATATAAATAAAGTATACGTATGTGGTGCATTTGGAAATTATATAAATTTAAATAATGCTATGGCTATAGGATTAATACCTGAATTCCCAAATGCACAAATAGAATATCTTGGAAATGGATCTATTGGAGGTGCATATTTAACACTTATGTCCATAGAATATAGAAAAGAGGCTGAAAGAATTGCAAAATTACTATCCTATATAGATTTAATGAAAGACATAGATTTTATTGAAGAATATACTGCAGCTTTTAGTTTTCCTGGAAAAGAAAGCCTTTTCCCAAGCAAGTGGTGGAAAAAGAAAAAAATAAGTTGTACTTAA
- the cdhD gene encoding CO dehydrogenase/acetyl-CoA synthase subunit delta — protein sequence IMPSQIVKPIEIPKVKFEKPKMAWPGSIIEVEIGATRSMGGTRDRTYIIGGEKAPPFYFFEEPEIVMPHKPIFALDIFDMKISLPKAVRMFYGEDVLNDPAEWARIAIEKFNADMITLHLVSTDPNVKNTSPSEAAKTVENVLQAVKVPICVGGSGNPEKDVEVFSKISEIAEGERILINSLNLDMDLKKVLEPIKKYGHVVIDFSPMDLDKARQLNRKVYDYLPKNMIVIDMNCAGIGYGLEYGYTATQRARLAALRGDEELQHPLVAGVSNAWAAREAWLKMDPLWGPKEIRGPIWELLTGLCMLLAGADYFMTVCPTTPSTLKEFVEYIYNRKIFPKEELYNWVSTKIR from the coding sequence CCATTATGCCATCTCAAATAGTTAAGCCTATCGAAATTCCTAAAGTAAAATTCGAAAAACCAAAAATGGCTTGGCCTGGTAGTATTATAGAGGTTGAAATTGGAGCAACGAGAAGCATGGGTGGAACAAGGGATAGAACATATATAATAGGTGGAGAAAAAGCCCCTCCTTTCTATTTCTTTGAAGAGCCTGAAATAGTAATGCCGCATAAACCAATATTTGCATTGGATATTTTTGATATGAAAATTTCTCTTCCTAAAGCTGTAAGAATGTTTTATGGAGAAGATGTTCTTAATGATCCTGCAGAATGGGCTAGAATTGCTATTGAAAAATTTAATGCGGATATGATAACACTCCACTTAGTAAGTACAGATCCAAATGTTAAGAATACATCCCCCTCAGAAGCTGCTAAAACTGTTGAAAATGTTTTACAAGCTGTTAAAGTACCAATATGTGTAGGAGGATCTGGAAATCCTGAGAAAGATGTAGAAGTATTCTCTAAAATTTCAGAAATTGCAGAAGGTGAAAGAATATTAATAAATTCATTAAATTTAGATATGGATTTGAAAAAAGTTCTTGAGCCAATAAAGAAATACGGGCATGTTGTAATAGATTTCAGTCCAATGGATTTAGATAAAGCTAGACAATTAAATAGGAAAGTTTATGATTATTTACCAAAAAATATGATAGTAATTGATATGAATTGTGCAGGAATAGGATATGGATTAGAATATGGATATACTGCAACTCAAAGAGCAAGATTAGCTGCATTAAGAGGAGATGAAGAATTACAGCATCCATTAGTTGCTGGTGTAAGCAATGCATGGGCTGCTAGAGAAGCATGGTTAAAAATGGATCCTTTATGGGGGCCAAAAGAAATTAGAGGACCAATATGGGAATTATTAACTGGACTTTGTATGCTTTTAGCTGGAGCCGATTATTTCATGACCGTTTGTCCAACTACTCCAAGTACTTTAAAAGAATTTGTTGAATATATTTACAATAGAAAAATATTTCCAAAAGAAGAATTATACAATTGGGTAAGTACTAAAATTAGGTGA
- a CDS encoding ECF transporter S component encodes MIDKRKIEKINSITKYYSTIGLLTALAVITNYSLVWLPNIKIMDLIVFISGYLYGILAGIMVGILSWMVYGSLNPYGFVPQIWFATMLCETFYGIIGGFLKNRGSMLIEDSHKVRKSIFVGFIGFLITLIYDILTNLAYAYSFNLPFLYVMIFGLPFTITHEISNFFLFMISLFPIIKIIKKLGGENNVFLEK; translated from the coding sequence TTGATAGATAAAAGGAAAATCGAAAAAATTAATTCGATAACAAAATATTATTCTACTATAGGCTTATTAACAGCTCTCGCAGTAATAACTAATTATTCATTAGTATGGCTTCCAAATATAAAAATTATGGATTTAATAGTTTTTATAAGTGGCTATCTTTATGGAATATTAGCTGGCATAATGGTTGGAATATTAAGTTGGATGGTTTATGGTTCTTTAAATCCATATGGTTTTGTACCTCAAATTTGGTTTGCAACAATGCTTTGTGAAACATTCTATGGTATTATTGGTGGGTTTCTTAAAAATAGAGGTAGCATGCTTATTGAAGATTCTCATAAAGTTAGAAAAAGCATATTTGTAGGTTTTATAGGTTTTTTAATAACATTAATATATGATATATTAACAAATCTTGCTTATGCCTATAGTTTTAATTTACCTTTCTTATATGTAATGATTTTTGGACTACCTTTTACAATTACGCATGAAATTAGCAATTTTTTCCTTTTCATGATAAGTCTATTTCCAATTATTAAAATTATTAAAAAATTAGGAGGTGAGAATAATGTCTTTCTTGAAAAATAA
- the cdhA gene encoding CO dehydrogenase/acetyl-CoA synthase complex subunit alpha, which produces MVKLVEKGPLKLSAKLLETSGLSLKDFEIAIGKLAIEEEWEPLGPTPFPSIASLRDWDHILLKRYKPLYMPFCDLCCLCTFGKCDLSRDKKGACGLNMASQQSRIVLIACCIGAATHTAHARDLVEKLIERYGRDHPINIGGEYVYIEAPITRLVCGIKPKTLGDLEDVLNYCEKQITQLLSATHTGQEGDNIDFESKVFHAGMIDHVALEIADIAQISALNFPKADPEAPLIDLGIGNIDISKPVIMCVGHNVIPTTGIIDYILDNNLDGKIEVVGLCCTAWDTSRYSPKIGKIVGPISWQLRFIRTGIPDVIIVDEQCVRTNLIEEARKINAILIATSDKNCQGLPDLTKEDTNDIVNKLLNGDIPGALIFDREKVGEVAVKTAMALAPKRFNLKIFPIKEKEWIVSQAKKCKQCRECERACPNNLQIAFAMKFASNGDFSKLSNLYDYCVGCGRCESACPEDLPIITLMNKASEEIIREEKFKCRTGRGAIRDTEIRKVGRDIVLGTIPGVIAFVGCANYANGGREVVEMAEEFLKRRYIVVTSGCSAMTIGMYKNSEGKTLYEEYPGDFDAGCLVNVGSCVSNSHISGAAIKIANIFAKRNLRANYKEIADYILNRIGAVGVAWGAMSQKAASIASGFWRLGVPVIVGPHGSKYRRMLVGRKENKEDWMVYDARTGEKVYVGPVPEHLFYAAETKEEAMVMIAKLCMRANDTPQGRAIKLTHYVNLYRKFYGVLPEDLPMFVRVEADIPITMKDEIVSFLKEKGWEEKVIPDPTLLKEKVVKKIG; this is translated from the coding sequence GTGGTAAAATTGGTTGAAAAAGGACCTTTAAAACTTTCTGCAAAACTTCTTGAAACATCTGGTTTATCTTTAAAAGATTTTGAAATTGCTATTGGTAAATTAGCTATAGAAGAAGAATGGGAACCTCTTGGACCAACACCTTTTCCTTCTATTGCTAGTTTGAGAGATTGGGACCATATATTATTAAAAAGATATAAGCCTTTATATATGCCATTTTGTGACCTTTGCTGCTTATGCACTTTTGGTAAATGTGATCTTTCAAGAGATAAAAAAGGAGCATGTGGTTTAAATATGGCTAGTCAACAATCAAGAATAGTTTTAATAGCTTGTTGCATAGGTGCTGCAACTCATACAGCCCATGCAAGAGATCTTGTTGAAAAACTTATAGAAAGATATGGTAGAGATCATCCAATAAATATTGGTGGGGAATATGTATATATTGAAGCACCTATTACACGTTTAGTATGTGGAATAAAACCTAAAACGCTTGGAGACCTTGAAGATGTTCTTAATTATTGTGAAAAACAAATAACTCAGTTGCTTTCAGCAACTCACACAGGACAAGAAGGAGATAATATAGATTTTGAATCTAAAGTTTTTCATGCAGGAATGATAGACCATGTTGCTCTTGAAATTGCTGATATTGCTCAAATCTCAGCATTGAATTTTCCAAAAGCAGACCCTGAAGCTCCTCTTATAGATCTTGGTATTGGAAATATTGATATTTCTAAACCTGTTATAATGTGTGTTGGACATAACGTCATACCAACAACAGGAATAATTGATTATATTTTAGATAATAATCTTGATGGAAAAATTGAAGTTGTTGGTTTATGTTGTACAGCATGGGATACTTCAAGATACTCTCCTAAAATAGGTAAAATTGTAGGACCAATATCTTGGCAGTTAAGATTTATAAGAACTGGAATACCAGATGTAATCATTGTAGATGAACAATGCGTTAGAACAAATCTTATTGAAGAAGCAAGGAAAATAAATGCTATATTAATAGCTACAAGCGATAAGAATTGCCAAGGTTTACCAGATTTAACCAAAGAAGATACGAATGATATTGTTAATAAATTATTAAATGGGGATATTCCAGGAGCATTAATATTTGATCGTGAAAAAGTTGGAGAAGTAGCTGTAAAAACTGCTATGGCATTAGCTCCAAAAAGATTCAATTTAAAGATTTTTCCAATTAAAGAAAAAGAATGGATTGTTTCGCAAGCTAAAAAATGCAAGCAATGTAGAGAATGTGAAAGAGCTTGCCCAAACAATCTACAAATAGCTTTTGCTATGAAATTTGCTTCAAATGGAGATTTTTCAAAACTTTCTAATCTTTATGATTATTGTGTTGGATGTGGAAGATGTGAATCCGCATGTCCAGAAGATTTGCCAATTATAACATTAATGAATAAAGCATCAGAAGAAATTATAAGAGAAGAGAAATTTAAATGTAGAACTGGAAGAGGAGCTATAAGAGATACTGAAATAAGAAAAGTTGGAAGAGATATAGTTCTTGGAACAATACCTGGAGTAATAGCATTTGTTGGTTGTGCAAATTATGCAAATGGTGGTAGAGAAGTTGTTGAAATGGCTGAAGAATTTTTAAAAAGAAGATATATTGTTGTTACTTCTGGATGTTCAGCTATGACAATAGGAATGTATAAGAATAGCGAAGGGAAAACACTATATGAAGAATATCCAGGAGATTTTGATGCAGGTTGCTTAGTAAATGTAGGATCGTGTGTTTCTAATTCTCATATATCTGGTGCAGCTATAAAAATAGCAAATATATTCGCTAAAAGAAACCTTAGAGCTAATTATAAAGAAATAGCAGATTATATACTTAATAGGATTGGAGCTGTAGGTGTTGCATGGGGAGCTATGAGTCAAAAAGCAGCTTCAATTGCTAGTGGGTTTTGGAGGCTTGGAGTACCAGTAATTGTAGGCCCTCATGGATCAAAATATAGGAGAATGCTAGTTGGTAGAAAAGAGAATAAAGAAGATTGGATGGTTTATGATGCTAGAACAGGTGAAAAAGTTTATGTTGGTCCTGTACCAGAGCATTTATTCTATGCAGCTGAAACAAAAGAGGAAGCGATGGTTATGATTGCAAAATTATGTATGAGAGCAAATGATACTCCTCAAGGAAGAGCAATAAAATTAACACATTATGTAAATCTTTATAGAAAATTCTATGGAGTTTTACCAGAAGATTTACCAATGTTTGTAAGAGTAGAAGCAGATATTCCAATAACAATGAAAGATGAAATAGTTTCATTCTTAAAAGAAAAAGGTTGGGAAGAAAAAGTTATACCTGATCCAACTCTTCTTAAAGAAAAAGTGGTGAAGAAAATTGGCTGA
- a CDS encoding AsnC family transcriptional regulator — translation MLDEIDKKLLSLLSENSRITCKELGKHIGFTSMGIKKRILKLLKNNVLKFSIALNANYLKLYPAFIFLEIKDSEKMEKIINQYKDCPRILNIFRVYGSYNLIALIIAEDENTLSSIAIEECSLRSREGVRRSEFIPINEVFFEPYLLIRLNLARKSLEKPPCGVDCNNCKSFKINKCVGCPAIINYHGPL, via the coding sequence ATGCTTGATGAGATAGATAAAAAGCTTCTTTCATTATTATCAGAAAATAGTAGAATTACTTGTAAAGAGCTTGGAAAACATATAGGATTTACAAGTATGGGTATTAAAAAAAGAATTTTAAAGCTTTTAAAAAATAATGTATTAAAATTTTCAATAGCATTAAATGCAAATTATTTAAAACTTTATCCAGCATTCATTTTTTTAGAAATAAAAGATTCTGAAAAAATGGAAAAAATTATTAATCAATATAAAGATTGTCCTAGAATATTAAATATTTTTAGAGTATATGGAAGCTATAATTTAATTGCTTTAATAATTGCTGAAGATGAAAATACTTTAAGTAGTATAGCTATTGAAGAATGTTCTTTAAGAAGTAGAGAAGGCGTACGTAGATCTGAGTTTATTCCAATAAATGAAGTATTCTTTGAACCATATTTATTAATTCGTTTAAATCTTGCAAGAAAATCTTTAGAAAAACCCCCTTGTGGTGTAGATTGTAATAATTGTAAAAGTTTTAAAATTAATAAATGTGTTGGCTGTCCAGCTATAATAAATTATCATGGGCCCTTATAA
- the cdhC gene encoding CO dehydrogenase/CO-methylating acetyl-CoA synthase complex subunit beta: MSSKGMFSDIPVEVGPQFEGQRIRKEQMQIEFGGPKIDYKFELVRARKIEEIENEDVIIIGPDIKELEEGKSYPLGILIEVAGKKVEKDLEGVLERRIHLYTNYIEGIMHLNQRYDIWIRISKASFKKGLTSFTYWGKVLQRLYKAELPIVEKIRITFITDPEKVKEMYNEALKIYEERDARARGLKDEEVDMFYSCVLCQSFAPTHVCIITPNRYANCGAISWFDARAAAEVDPKGPIIPTPIGECIDPIKGEYSGPNEMVRKRSQGAIQRVQLYTAFGYPHTSCGCFEATAFYIPEVDGLGIVHRPFKGKTVIGLPFSTIADSTSGGRQIDGFHGLSIEYMRSSKFLQADGGWNKIVWLPSDLKEKVKDAIPAELYDKIATEKDVS; encoded by the coding sequence ATGTCATCTAAAGGAATGTTTTCAGATATACCTGTTGAAGTAGGACCACAATTTGAAGGACAAAGAATAAGAAAAGAACAAATGCAAATTGAGTTTGGAGGACCAAAAATAGATTATAAATTTGAACTTGTAAGAGCTAGAAAAATCGAAGAAATTGAGAATGAAGATGTTATAATAATTGGTCCAGATATAAAAGAACTTGAAGAAGGAAAATCCTATCCATTAGGAATATTAATAGAAGTTGCTGGAAAAAAAGTTGAAAAAGATTTAGAAGGAGTTCTTGAAAGGAGAATACATCTTTATACTAATTATATAGAAGGAATTATGCATTTAAATCAAAGATATGATATATGGATAAGGATAAGTAAAGCATCTTTTAAGAAAGGATTAACATCTTTCACTTATTGGGGTAAAGTTCTTCAAAGGCTTTATAAAGCTGAATTACCAATAGTTGAAAAAATAAGAATTACATTTATAACAGATCCGGAAAAAGTTAAAGAAATGTATAATGAAGCTCTTAAAATATATGAAGAAAGGGATGCAAGAGCTAGAGGATTAAAAGATGAAGAAGTTGATATGTTTTATTCCTGCGTTCTTTGTCAATCTTTTGCACCTACGCATGTATGTATAATAACTCCTAATAGATATGCTAATTGCGGAGCTATAAGTTGGTTTGATGCAAGAGCTGCTGCAGAAGTTGATCCAAAAGGACCAATAATTCCAACACCTATAGGAGAATGTATAGATCCTATTAAAGGAGAATATAGTGGTCCTAATGAAATGGTAAGGAAGAGATCTCAAGGGGCAATACAAAGAGTACAATTATATACAGCTTTTGGATATCCACATACTTCATGTGGATGCTTCGAAGCTACAGCATTTTATATACCAGAGGTAGATGGATTAGGAATAGTTCATAGACCATTTAAAGGGAAAACAGTTATTGGTCTTCCATTTTCAACAATAGCCGATTCAACATCAGGTGGAAGGCAAATAGATGGTTTTCATGGTTTATCGATAGAATATATGAGGTCTTCAAAGTTTTTACAAGCAGATGGTGGATGGAATAAAATAGTTTGGTTACCTTCAGATCTTAAGGAAAAAGTTAAGGATGCTATACCAGCAGAGCTATATGATAAAATAGCTACAGAAAAAGATGTATC
- the acsC gene encoding acetyl-CoA decarbonylase/synthase complex subunit gamma, whose translation MPWKSVSPIEIYKLLPKTNCQKCGEENCMAFAAKLVNMETKLEKCIPLLEEPKYKVNYEKIWNIIKPAVKEIIIKRGDISLKIGGEYVMYRHDLTYINPPPIALDVDDEMSENEIINRVKFTENFNYTYTGVNLKLDMIAIRSVSEDPKKFIKTLKIVMENTKLPIMLCSFKPEIIEAGLSLLKNDRPLIYAATKSNWNEMAKLAKEYKCPLAVFSPGDMDELLTITKNLIDNGINDLILDPGTFVGNGLSTTINSLVAIRWKACEEGDPLYGFPTMGVPMTAWFLIDGDKLKKATWEAITAASLIVNHVSLLVMHSIEGWVLLPITILKYNIYTDPRKPVSVKPELKIIGNPNEWSPVFVTSNFVLTYYLVSGDIENSKIDSYLLIVDTEGYAVDVATAANKFVPDKFKEVIDASGLEKKVKHRILIIPRKAAKISGEVEDAIKWRVIVGPSDSSEIPAFIKNEWPKILEEWKSEYK comes from the coding sequence ATGCCGTGGAAATCAGTAAGTCCAATAGAAATTTACAAGCTTCTTCCAAAAACAAATTGTCAAAAATGTGGCGAAGAAAATTGCATGGCTTTTGCAGCAAAATTAGTAAATATGGAAACAAAACTTGAAAAATGTATTCCACTTCTTGAAGAACCTAAGTATAAAGTAAATTATGAAAAAATATGGAATATTATAAAACCTGCTGTAAAAGAAATTATTATAAAAAGAGGCGATATATCTCTTAAAATAGGTGGGGAATATGTTATGTATAGACATGATTTAACATACATTAATCCTCCTCCAATAGCATTAGATGTGGATGATGAAATGAGTGAGAATGAAATAATAAATAGAGTTAAATTTACTGAAAATTTCAATTATACTTATACAGGTGTTAATTTAAAACTTGATATGATAGCAATCAGATCTGTCTCAGAAGATCCTAAAAAATTTATTAAAACATTAAAAATAGTAATGGAGAATACTAAACTCCCAATAATGCTTTGTTCTTTTAAGCCTGAAATAATTGAAGCTGGTTTATCATTATTAAAAAATGATAGACCATTAATATATGCTGCAACAAAATCGAATTGGAATGAAATGGCAAAATTAGCAAAGGAATATAAATGCCCATTAGCAGTATTTAGTCCAGGAGATATGGACGAATTATTAACAATTACTAAAAACTTAATAGATAATGGTATAAATGATCTTATACTCGATCCAGGAACATTTGTTGGAAATGGCTTAAGTACAACAATTAATTCATTAGTAGCAATTAGGTGGAAAGCATGCGAAGAAGGGGATCCATTATATGGATTTCCAACAATGGGAGTTCCAATGACTGCTTGGTTTTTAATTGATGGAGATAAATTAAAGAAAGCTACATGGGAAGCAATAACAGCTGCAAGTTTAATAGTGAACCATGTATCTTTATTAGTAATGCATAGCATAGAAGGATGGGTATTGCTTCCAATAACTATCCTTAAATATAATATATATACAGATCCAAGGAAACCAGTATCAGTTAAACCTGAGCTAAAAATTATAGGAAATCCAAATGAATGGTCTCCTGTTTTTGTTACAAGTAACTTTGTATTAACATATTATCTTGTATCTGGAGATATTGAAAATTCAAAAATTGATAGTTATTTATTAATAGTTGATACGGAAGGTTATGCTGTAGATGTAGCTACTGCAGCTAATAAATTCGTACCAGATAAATTTAAAGAAGTTATTGATGCAAGCGGTCTTGAGAAGAAAGTTAAACATAGAATTTTAATTATTCCTAGAAAAGCTGCTAAAATTTCAGGAGAAGTAGAAGATGCTATAAAATGGAGAGTTATAGTTGGTCCATCAGATTCTTCAGAAATCCCTGCATTTATTAAAAATGAATGGCCAAAAATACTTGAAGAATGGAAAAGTGAATATAAATAA
- a CDS encoding DUF4430 domain-containing protein: MSFLKNKWAISTIILAISTIIASSLSIYYYYQYSELLKKIQGTTIHVNLGINDGKTIKWFNGTAIKLGSSLLDLTMLVANVNYTIYPGMGAFVNSINGVENSHPYYWMWWMWTPYGWMEGPVAADRYIVGDGETLYWYYENTSISPLPMPP, encoded by the coding sequence ATGTCTTTCTTGAAAAATAAATGGGCAATATCTACAATAATATTGGCAATATCTACAATAATCGCATCGTCATTATCTATATATTACTACTATCAATATTCTGAATTGCTTAAAAAAATTCAAGGAACTACGATACATGTTAACTTAGGAATAAATGATGGAAAAACTATTAAATGGTTCAATGGAACAGCTATAAAACTTGGTTCATCTTTATTGGATCTTACAATGCTTGTTGCAAATGTTAATTATACAATCTATCCTGGCATGGGAGCATTTGTTAATTCTATCAATGGGGTAGAAAATTCGCATCCTTATTATTGGATGTGGTGGATGTGGACTCCTTATGGATGGATGGAAGGGCCTGTAGCAGCTGATAGATATATAGTTGGAGATGGTGAAACATTATATTGGTATTATGAAAATACTTCAATTTCACCATTGCCTATGCCACCATGA